Proteins co-encoded in one Polynucleobacter sp. MG-6-Vaara-E2 genomic window:
- a CDS encoding tetratricopeptide repeat protein: MLQISHSKTYLAQVLTAFFTVSIGSALAQSPAPLVNMETQTPGSIDFSNDQFTPLDGGRQKKADNLFEKVYQNPTSLPLNVELALAQLEIGNFKGASATLDRVLSLYPNEPRVQLLMAQTEKHLGNAVEAKGYFQEVIDNPLATQLQKDAAKAELGTLEYDEKVWKYSGILQAGIGRSMNPLSSPRYLTIQGFDLTNPSYASNYATTFMYFGSVSFERSLENQANESIVVTLSRYNQQYQNSNPDINYGLANLGVNTGTIAYQSGDITDRFTLGWNSSQTTLSNKGYMNSNWASSSYQKAIGESLLVNGSFNYGYNNQLEGQNYSGTNARSNFMTGYILSGKYFINANWLAEANLSHYNYAAKLSYESYMMNYELASISYLFKYGMITGFVSNLSNQYADSDPISGIQKQIQTASIGGSYTVALPYFTRPERKDLTMSLNYQQSNSNSNVQTYASQSRQYMLVFSKGF, encoded by the coding sequence ATGCTCCAAATATCTCATTCTAAAACTTACTTGGCACAGGTACTTACAGCATTTTTTACGGTGAGTATTGGATCTGCATTGGCTCAAAGTCCAGCCCCATTAGTCAACATGGAGACTCAAACGCCTGGATCAATCGACTTTTCGAATGATCAATTTACTCCTTTGGATGGGGGCAGACAAAAAAAAGCAGATAACTTATTTGAGAAGGTCTATCAAAACCCAACTTCTTTACCGCTCAATGTTGAACTCGCTCTTGCGCAACTCGAGATTGGTAACTTTAAGGGGGCATCAGCTACCTTAGATCGTGTTTTAAGCCTATATCCAAATGAGCCTAGGGTTCAGTTATTAATGGCGCAAACCGAAAAGCACTTAGGTAATGCTGTAGAGGCTAAGGGGTATTTCCAAGAGGTAATCGACAATCCTTTGGCTACTCAACTTCAAAAGGATGCTGCGAAGGCAGAGCTGGGAACTCTTGAGTATGACGAAAAAGTTTGGAAATATAGCGGTATTTTGCAGGCGGGTATCGGAAGATCTATGAATCCTTTAAGTTCGCCAAGATATTTGACGATCCAAGGATTTGATCTCACTAATCCATCATATGCCTCTAACTATGCAACAACATTTATGTATTTTGGCTCAGTAAGTTTTGAGCGATCCCTTGAAAATCAAGCGAATGAATCCATTGTCGTGACATTAAGTCGCTATAACCAGCAATATCAAAATTCTAATCCTGATATTAATTATGGTTTGGCGAATTTAGGAGTTAACACAGGAACAATTGCATATCAGTCTGGTGATATTACTGATCGTTTTACTTTGGGTTGGAATAGTTCTCAAACAACCCTGAGTAATAAGGGATATATGAATAGCAATTGGGCTTCTAGCTCTTACCAAAAAGCGATTGGTGAGAGCCTCCTTGTCAATGGTAGTTTTAATTATGGCTATAACAATCAATTAGAAGGTCAAAACTACTCTGGAACGAACGCAAGAAGTAATTTTATGACCGGTTATATTTTAAGTGGTAAATACTTTATTAATGCTAATTGGTTAGCGGAGGCAAACCTATCTCACTATAACTATGCCGCCAAGTTGAGCTATGAAAGTTATATGATGAATTATGAGTTAGCAAGTATTAGTTACCTTTTTAAATATGGGATGATCACAGGATTTGTGAGTAATCTTAGCAATCAATATGCCGATAGTGACCCAATTAGTGGGATTCAAAAACAGATCCAGACAGCCAGTATTGGTGGCTCATATACAGTTGCACTCCCTTATTTTACAAGACCTGAACGCAAAGATTTAACAATGAGTTTAAATTATCAGCAAAGTAATTCCAACTCTAATGTGCAGACCTATGCAAGCCAATCAAGGCAGTATATGTTGGTTTTCAGTAAAGGTTTTTAA